In a single window of the Nicotiana tomentosiformis chromosome 10, ASM39032v3, whole genome shotgun sequence genome:
- the LOC138899818 gene encoding uncharacterized protein, with translation MYHPVVPRSIDHMLPPAEDDDRVVKCIQLESEIEPKENPKEESARGMDVIKPIKPTASNGHRFILVAIDYFTKWVEAASYKAVTKKIKHQNSTTYRPQMNEVVEAANMNIKKILRKMVHNYKQWHDKLPFDLLGYHTTVRTSIGATPYLLVYDTEVVIPTEVEIPSLRIIQESKLSDVEWIRRQYKKLALIDDKRMNVVCHGQLYQNRMKRAFNKMVRSRQFTPGQLVWKWIFLHQDKAKGKFSPNWQGPYMVHRVLTRGEIIPVEMDREIWPKPINSDAVKRYYV, from the exons ATGTACCATCCAGTGGTCCCAAGATCCATTGATCACATGCTGCCACCTGCTGAGGATGATGACCGAGTAGTGAAGTGCATCCAGCTAGAATCTGAGATAGAGCCGAAGGAAAATCCAAAAGAAGAATCTGCcaggggcatggatgtcatcaaaCCAATTAAACCCACTGCTTCAAACGGACACAGgttcattttggtggctatagattacttcacaaaatgggttgaagccgcttCCTATAAGGCTGTGACTAAGAAG attaagCACCAAAATTCTACAACATACAGGCCGCAGATGAATGAAGTCGTGGAAGCCGCCAACatgaacatcaagaagatattaaggaagatggtgcATAACTACAAGCAATGGCATGATAAGCTACCATTTGATTTGCTCGGGTACCACACCACAGTTCGTACGTCAATAGGAGCAACCCCCTATCTACTGGTCTACGATACTGAAGTTGTTATACCTACCGAGGTGGAGATTCCTTCCCTAAGAATTATACAGGAGTCCAAGCTCAGCGATGTGGAATGGATACGGAGACAGTATAAGaaactagctctcattgacgaTAAGAGGATGAACGTAGTGTgccacggtcaactctaccagaatagaatgaaAAGGGCTTTCAACAAAATGGTTAGATcgaggcaattcacaccggggcaattggtgtGGAAATGGATCTTCCTGCATCAGGACAAAGCAAAAGGGAAATTCTCACCTAAttggcaaggcccttacatggttcaccgagtactgaCACGAGGAGAGATTATACCCGTAGAGATGGATAGAgaaatatggccaaaacctatcaattcggacgcagtcaagagatactatgtttaa